A genome region from Vibrio tapetis subsp. tapetis includes the following:
- the xerC gene encoding tyrosine recombinase XerC yields the protein MSSLIHSSDVFKETELQTSSGGTLHCSPLKDNIGSLPTLFNKEGIFNRETNSYFFYQKAIKQAQDLSPCAQALQAYYQFLEDKGLDWDKFPPIKRLKPTYLFRSHLLKQIKKGELAHSTASVRMNQIVNFYKWLMHDGYLRIKDEKEAPFKMEFVSVQSTGMLAHISPTFTVETSDLRIKVPKDASSKNIRPLSPLSQESLSILTQYLPNASEELRLQVLISIDTGMRLKEIATLSLDALDTATPLAESEHRYEIVLSPQSTGVQTKYRKQRQVEISSELLNILNEYRTSERRIKRVNKLNEKLESLPKTASSLKQETVETLELCERHEPLFVSEQGNLVSAKSIEARWTELRTLIKKEYTSFTHRFHDLRSTYATYRFSDLLEAKLPVVECMELLMSWMGHKNESTTWKYLRYLKRKDAFKVKFGILDSIMHEALGGDDE from the coding sequence ATGTCGTCACTCATACACTCAAGCGATGTTTTCAAAGAAACAGAGCTACAAACATCAAGCGGTGGAACTCTCCATTGCTCCCCTCTGAAAGATAACATTGGTTCCTTGCCTACTCTCTTTAATAAAGAAGGCATATTTAACCGTGAAACTAATAGTTACTTCTTCTATCAGAAAGCCATAAAGCAAGCACAAGATCTATCGCCTTGCGCTCAAGCTCTCCAAGCTTATTACCAGTTCTTAGAAGATAAAGGTTTAGACTGGGATAAATTCCCTCCCATTAAAAGACTCAAACCAACTTACCTCTTTCGCTCTCATTTATTAAAGCAGATCAAGAAGGGTGAACTTGCACACAGCACTGCTAGTGTCCGAATGAACCAGATTGTTAATTTCTACAAGTGGTTGATGCACGATGGTTATTTGAGAATAAAGGATGAGAAAGAAGCACCTTTTAAAATGGAGTTCGTATCAGTTCAAAGTACTGGAATGCTTGCTCATATCTCGCCTACCTTCACTGTCGAAACAAGCGACTTGAGAATTAAAGTGCCAAAGGATGCAAGCAGTAAAAACATTCGCCCTCTGTCACCGTTAAGCCAAGAATCACTTAGTATCCTGACTCAATACTTACCTAATGCGTCAGAAGAGTTACGCCTACAAGTATTGATTTCCATTGATACTGGTATGCGACTTAAAGAAATAGCTACACTCTCACTCGATGCGCTCGATACCGCTACACCATTAGCTGAAAGTGAGCATCGTTACGAGATAGTTTTATCGCCACAATCAACAGGTGTTCAAACCAAATACCGAAAACAAAGACAGGTTGAAATTTCTTCCGAGCTACTGAACATACTCAATGAATATCGTACCTCGGAGCGAAGAATTAAACGAGTCAATAAACTCAATGAGAAGCTTGAGTCCTTACCAAAAACCGCATCCAGTCTAAAACAAGAAACCGTTGAAACACTGGAGTTGTGTGAGCGTCACGAACCACTCTTTGTCAGTGAACAAGGGAACCTTGTTTCAGCTAAGTCTATAGAAGCTCGATGGACAGAGCTAAGAACGCTAATTAAGAAAGAGTATACTTCTTTTACGCACCGCTTTCACGACCTACGCTCAACCTATGCCACTTATCGCTTTAGCGACCTATTGGAAGCCAAACTGCCCGTCGTAGAGTGTATGGAACTTTTGATGAGCTGGATGGGACATAAAAATGAATCAACCACTTGGAAATACTTGCGTTATCTAAAGCGAAAAGATGCATTTAAGGTGAAATTTGGCATTTTGGATAGCATTATGCATGAAGCGCTAGGAGGAGATGATGAGTAG
- a CDS encoding type I restriction-modification system subunit M: MVEQHQQELKKQLWNIANTLRGNMSADDFRDYILGLIFYKYLSDKLNRYADELLSEDGIQFAQIDEKSDEGQEYLEAVQEEALDKLGYFFKPSELFHVVAEAGANGEFILDDVRDVLNDIEQSTMGADSADDFNGLFDELDLTSNKLGKTPDARNKLIAKVLEHLDNIDFHLENSEIDILGDAYEYLIGMFASGAGKKAGEFYTPQMVSKLLAKLVTLDNPNLKSVYDPTCGSGSLLLRVAKEANNPDLKFYGQEQNPSTYNLARMNMIMHDVHYNRFDIQNDDTLETPAHIEQRFSAVVANPPFSADWSANPLHLNNERFSDYGKLAPKSKADFAFVQHMVHQLDDNGTMAVVLPHGVLFRGAAEGHIRQHLIKEKNYLDMVIGLPANIFFGTSIPTCVLVLKKNRKVDDDVLFIDASSYFEKGTNNNVMREEDLQRILDAVTKRQTIDKFSFLATPADLNENDYNLNIPRYVDTFEEEVAVNLEEVSKLLISNDKTMLESEQSIAEFCLELGIDVPFEVRG; this comes from the coding sequence ATGGTCGAACAGCATCAACAAGAACTAAAGAAACAGCTTTGGAACATCGCCAATACCCTTCGCGGTAACATGTCTGCCGATGATTTTCGTGATTACATCCTTGGCCTGATCTTCTACAAATATCTATCAGATAAGCTAAACCGTTACGCTGATGAACTGCTTTCAGAGGATGGTATCCAGTTTGCTCAAATTGATGAAAAGAGTGATGAAGGCCAAGAGTATCTAGAGGCTGTCCAAGAAGAAGCACTAGACAAACTAGGTTACTTCTTTAAGCCATCAGAGCTGTTTCATGTAGTTGCTGAAGCTGGCGCTAATGGCGAGTTCATTCTTGATGATGTACGTGATGTTCTTAATGACATTGAACAAAGCACTATGGGCGCAGACAGTGCTGACGATTTCAACGGCCTGTTTGATGAGCTAGACCTAACTTCAAATAAGCTAGGTAAAACGCCAGATGCTCGTAACAAACTGATTGCCAAAGTACTTGAGCACCTAGATAACATCGATTTCCACTTAGAAAACAGTGAAATTGATATTCTTGGTGATGCTTACGAGTATCTAATTGGTATGTTTGCCAGCGGTGCGGGTAAAAAAGCTGGCGAGTTTTATACACCACAAATGGTCTCTAAGCTGCTAGCTAAGCTTGTGACGCTTGATAATCCAAATCTTAAATCTGTTTATGACCCAACGTGTGGTTCTGGCTCTTTGTTGCTCCGTGTTGCCAAAGAAGCTAATAACCCAGATTTAAAATTCTACGGACAAGAGCAAAACCCAAGTACTTATAACTTAGCTCGTATGAACATGATTATGCACGATGTTCACTACAATCGTTTCGACATTCAAAATGACGATACGCTAGAAACCCCAGCACATATCGAGCAACGCTTTAGCGCGGTAGTAGCCAATCCTCCATTCTCTGCTGACTGGTCTGCAAATCCTTTGCATCTAAACAATGAGCGTTTTTCTGACTACGGTAAGCTTGCTCCTAAATCAAAAGCGGATTTTGCTTTTGTTCAGCACATGGTTCATCAACTTGATGATAACGGCACCATGGCTGTAGTTCTGCCCCACGGTGTGTTGTTCCGCGGCGCTGCAGAAGGGCATATTCGTCAGCACCTTATCAAAGAGAAAAACTATCTAGATATGGTGATTGGTTTACCTGCCAATATATTCTTTGGTACATCTATTCCAACTTGTGTGTTGGTGTTGAAGAAAAATCGTAAAGTCGATGATGACGTGTTATTTATTGATGCGAGTAGTTACTTCGAGAAAGGTACCAACAACAATGTAATGCGTGAGGAAGATTTGCAGCGTATTCTTGATGCGGTAACTAAGCGCCAAACAATTGATAAATTTTCTTTTTTAGCGACACCCGCTGATTTAAATGAGAATGACTACAACCTCAATATCCCTCGTTATGTTGATACTTTTGAAGAGGAAGTTGCAGTCAACTTAGAGGAAGTATCAAAGTTACTAATTAGCAATGATAAAACAATGCTAGAGAGTGAACAGTCAATTGCTGAATTCTGCCTAGAGTTAGGAATTGATGTACCGTTTGAGGTGAGAGGATGA
- a CDS encoding helix-turn-helix domain-containing protein has translation MDCAAKTGGVVKTLNLESIKNNLIASVPPLKVQEACIESNQAIKSIREKLLKYQEDIIFKPTFSKDLLIRLDTTAQYVDKANYQEQLLQQIRVGENSTTEFKETFSLDVRQCKNNKAYKPIKELKLEVSSLKTIAGFLNSSGGVLFVGVDDDQKITGLEEEFSMFHSGSADKFLLHFKNKVKSLIGESFYTFIQIDLETIKESPVLVVKCSRANQPCFLGKENTFYVRSPTGSTDQLAGREMWDHLRVQFQQSN, from the coding sequence ATGGACTGTGCAGCAAAGACTGGCGGGGTGGTGAAGACTTTAAATCTGGAATCTATAAAGAATAACTTAATAGCTTCGGTTCCTCCTCTAAAGGTTCAAGAGGCATGTATTGAATCCAACCAAGCTATAAAGTCGATAAGAGAAAAGCTTTTAAAGTATCAAGAAGATATTATTTTTAAGCCGACTTTTTCTAAAGACCTGTTAATCAGGCTAGATACTACTGCCCAGTATGTTGACAAAGCTAACTATCAAGAACAATTGTTACAGCAAATTCGGGTGGGTGAAAACTCAACAACAGAGTTCAAAGAAACTTTTTCATTGGATGTTAGGCAATGTAAAAACAATAAGGCATATAAGCCAATCAAGGAGTTAAAGTTAGAAGTATCTTCTTTGAAGACGATAGCAGGTTTTTTAAATTCTAGTGGAGGGGTACTTTTCGTTGGAGTCGATGATGATCAGAAAATTACTGGGCTAGAGGAAGAGTTTTCAATGTTTCACAGTGGCTCTGCGGATAAGTTTTTACTTCATTTCAAGAATAAGGTGAAGTCTCTGATAGGAGAGAGCTTCTATACATTTATTCAAATTGATCTTGAAACAATCAAAGAATCACCTGTCTTGGTGGTAAAATGCAGTCGAGCAAATCAACCTTGTTTTTTAGGTAAAGAAAATACGTTTTATGTAAGATCTCCGACAGGATCCACCGACCAACTTGCTGGTCGAGAGATGTGGGATCACCTTAGAGTTCAATTTCAACAATCAAATTAG
- a CDS encoding class I SAM-dependent methyltransferase, translating into MEIYKNLIYVQAPKGSCIPLAEELIVDQKIYYRYMDKIYIPETPANLSKEDVSALSEIRIKLNGDVIDYSYTKELISTLIEKANDSPIGSIIDFGCGGGILAEVLTEGHYIDEVKSVTGLDISEFAVKSASKKYELLKDIKSEVFLFDGVNPLEINDNSIDAVLSSFVMHFPIYDNQLEELFRVLKPNGCFVYNDYIYHKSTAHYKDIINRLNDIGFIVDESTVSFTQPDTKTLRNHRIVRARKPA; encoded by the coding sequence ATGGAAATATACAAAAATCTAATTTACGTACAAGCTCCTAAAGGTAGTTGCATTCCTTTGGCTGAAGAGTTAATAGTAGATCAAAAAATATACTACAGGTATATGGATAAAATATATATTCCAGAAACACCAGCAAATCTTAGTAAAGAAGATGTTTCAGCTTTGTCTGAAATAAGAATTAAGCTTAATGGTGATGTGATTGATTATTCATATACAAAAGAGCTAATAAGCACTCTTATTGAAAAGGCTAATGATAGTCCTATTGGTAGTATCATAGATTTCGGGTGTGGTGGTGGTATTCTTGCTGAGGTTTTAACTGAGGGTCATTATATTGATGAGGTTAAAAGTGTTACGGGATTAGATATATCTGAGTTTGCTGTAAAGTCGGCATCGAAAAAATATGAATTGCTTAAAGATATAAAAAGTGAAGTTTTCTTATTTGATGGTGTTAATCCTTTAGAGATAAATGATAATTCGATAGATGCCGTTCTATCTAGTTTTGTAATGCATTTCCCTATTTATGATAACCAACTTGAAGAGTTGTTTCGAGTACTCAAACCTAATGGGTGTTTTGTTTATAATGATTACATTTATCATAAATCGACAGCACATTACAAAGATATTATAAATAGATTGAATGATATTGGTTTCATAGTCGACGAGAGTACAGTTTCGTTTACTCAACCAGATACAAAGACTCTTAGGAATCATCGTATTGTGAGAGCAAGAAAGCCTGCTTAA
- a CDS encoding restriction endonuclease subunit S, with protein MIDDLVPRLRFDGFDQSYKKKKIRSFCSVKSGSTPLRSNKEYFRNGYIPWVKTTDLNNSLINDTEEKVTDLALKETSLKVQPVGSVLVAMYGGFKQIGRTGLLKEPSATNQALSVLNPRKDEVHSEYLQHYLNAQISRWRRFAASSRKDPNITSFDVGSFPVLFCSLEEQQKVADFLTSIDTKISQLTEKHRLFKEYKKGVMQQIFNQQIRFKDEDGNAFPEWKEYALKEILLLQSDSLKMGDEEIYELITVKRGFGGVKSRGHFKGKDVLVKNQFTIHENEFVISKRQIVHGACGLVPSELDGAIVSNEYNVFRPVEELLDIEYFNRFTAIPFMRRAFFTNSDGVHIEKLLFKTQGWLKTKVHLPCLEEQQKITHFLQAIDVKIKAIAEQVEQTKQFKKGLLQQMFV; from the coding sequence ATGATTGATGATTTAGTACCAAGGCTCCGTTTTGATGGCTTTGATCAGTCTTATAAGAAAAAGAAGATCCGCAGCTTTTGCTCTGTCAAATCTGGTTCAACACCATTACGCTCCAATAAAGAGTACTTCAGAAATGGTTATATCCCTTGGGTAAAAACTACAGACCTCAATAATTCGCTTATTAATGATACTGAAGAGAAAGTGACGGATTTAGCCTTAAAAGAAACGTCATTGAAAGTACAGCCTGTTGGAAGTGTACTTGTCGCTATGTATGGAGGCTTTAAACAAATTGGTCGTACTGGACTGCTCAAAGAGCCATCTGCAACAAACCAAGCTCTTTCAGTACTAAACCCTAGAAAAGATGAAGTGCATTCTGAGTACTTGCAGCATTATTTAAACGCTCAAATATCAAGGTGGAGACGATTTGCTGCGAGTAGTCGAAAAGATCCCAACATTACTAGTTTTGATGTTGGGTCGTTTCCAGTTTTATTTTGCAGTCTAGAAGAGCAACAAAAAGTTGCTGACTTTCTAACCTCTATAGATACTAAAATCAGCCAACTAACGGAAAAGCATCGTCTATTCAAAGAGTACAAAAAAGGTGTGATGCAACAGATTTTCAACCAGCAAATTCGCTTTAAAGATGAAGACGGTAATGCGTTTCCCGAGTGGAAAGAGTATGCATTAAAAGAAATCTTACTTTTACAGTCAGACTCTTTAAAAATGGGGGATGAAGAAATCTATGAGCTTATAACTGTTAAACGTGGGTTTGGTGGTGTGAAAAGTCGCGGACACTTCAAAGGTAAAGATGTACTTGTGAAGAACCAATTTACTATTCATGAAAATGAGTTCGTCATTTCGAAGCGACAAATTGTACATGGCGCGTGTGGGCTAGTTCCTTCAGAACTTGACGGCGCTATTGTTTCAAATGAATACAATGTATTCCGTCCAGTTGAAGAGCTTTTAGATATCGAATATTTCAATCGATTTACAGCGATTCCTTTTATGCGTAGAGCGTTCTTCACCAATAGTGATGGTGTTCATATTGAAAAGTTGCTTTTCAAAACTCAAGGTTGGTTGAAAACTAAAGTTCATCTTCCTTGTTTGGAGGAGCAGCAAAAAATCACTCATTTCCTACAGGCTATCGATGTCAAAATCAAAGCTATCGCAGAACAGGTAGAACAAACCAAACAATTTAAGAAAGGCTTACTTCAACAGATGTTTGTGTAA
- the gorA gene encoding glutathione-disulfide reductase, whose translation MTTHFDYICIGGGSGGIASANRAAMYGAKVALIEAQDLGGTCVNVGCVPKKVMWHGAQIAEAMHLYAKDYGFDVDVKGFDWSKLVENRQAYISRIHASYDRVLGNNKINVIKGFAKFIDEKTVEVNGEQYTADHILIAVGGRPTIPNIPGAEHGIDSNGFFELNEQPKRVAVIGAGYIAVEIAGVLHALGTETHLFCRKESPLRSFDPMIIDTLVEVMNTEGPTLHTQSVPKEVVKEADGSLTLHLENGNTQNVDTLIWAIGRHPTTDAINLSNTGVATNDAGYIKVDEYQQTNVDGIYCVGDIMEGGIELTPVAVKAGRQLSERLFNNKPEAKMDYELVPTVVFSHPPIGTIGLTEQEADDKFGKDNVKVYTSGFTAMYTAVTTNRQPCKMKLVCAGEEETVVGIHGIGFTVDEMLQGFGVAMKMGATKADFDSVVAIHPTGSEEFVTMTG comes from the coding sequence ATGACAACACATTTTGACTATATCTGTATTGGCGGTGGTAGCGGTGGTATCGCATCGGCTAACCGTGCAGCAATGTACGGCGCTAAAGTGGCGCTGATTGAAGCTCAAGACCTTGGCGGTACTTGTGTTAACGTTGGCTGTGTGCCTAAAAAAGTGATGTGGCATGGTGCTCAAATCGCTGAAGCTATGCACCTTTACGCAAAAGATTATGGCTTTGATGTGGACGTCAAAGGCTTCGACTGGAGCAAACTGGTTGAAAACCGTCAAGCTTACATCAGCCGAATCCATGCCTCTTACGATCGAGTATTAGGCAACAACAAAATCAATGTGATTAAAGGCTTCGCTAAGTTTATTGACGAAAAAACCGTTGAGGTAAATGGCGAGCAATACACAGCCGATCATATTCTGATTGCTGTAGGCGGCCGCCCAACGATTCCAAACATTCCAGGCGCCGAGCACGGTATTGATTCAAATGGCTTCTTCGAGCTAAACGAACAACCTAAGCGTGTTGCGGTTATCGGTGCAGGTTACATTGCGGTTGAAATTGCGGGCGTACTGCATGCGCTTGGCACAGAAACACATTTATTCTGCCGTAAAGAATCACCACTGCGTAGCTTTGACCCGATGATCATCGATACCTTAGTTGAAGTGATGAACACCGAAGGCCCAACACTTCATACTCAGTCGGTGCCTAAAGAAGTGGTCAAAGAAGCAGACGGTAGCCTGACTCTTCACTTAGAAAATGGCAACACTCAAAACGTTGATACGCTAATTTGGGCGATTGGTCGTCACCCAACGACCGATGCAATCAACCTATCTAATACTGGCGTTGCAACTAACGATGCGGGTTACATCAAGGTAGACGAATACCAACAGACTAATGTCGATGGCATTTACTGTGTTGGCGATATTATGGAAGGCGGCATTGAGCTGACGCCAGTTGCTGTTAAGGCTGGTCGTCAATTGTCTGAGCGTTTATTCAACAACAAGCCTGAAGCCAAAATGGACTATGAATTAGTGCCTACGGTTGTATTCAGCCACCCACCAATTGGTACGATTGGCCTTACAGAACAAGAAGCAGACGACAAGTTTGGTAAAGATAACGTAAAAGTGTACACATCTGGCTTCACAGCGATGTACACCGCCGTTACGACTAATCGCCAACCTTGTAAAATGAAACTCGTGTGTGCCGGTGAAGAAGAAACCGTTGTAGGCATCCATGGTATTGGTTTTACTGTTGATGAAATGCTGCAAGGTTTCGGTGTTGCAATGAAGATGGGCGCCACTAAAGCAGATTTCGATTCAGTCGTCGCGATTCACCCAACAGGTTCTGAGGAATTTGTTACCATGACGGGTTAG
- a CDS encoding type I restriction endonuclease subunit R, EcoR124 family translates to MRSSSYRDEMAAGSELRRARRNSTASLGNFADFDMDSTAMSDQEFQDFTSKYADLNRQLRENSTKEKVSILDDVDFELELMHRDEVNVGYILHLLRELHEEESTDEKERKRQVIANLIGSDPTLLSKKALIEKFMNEHLDGIPAHADVEEEFEYFWEKEKREALESMATEENLDTDKLEILVNRYELSEEMPLRDDFAGTLQTKPTILQRKKIVGRLTEKFKGFVDTFIGGC, encoded by the coding sequence GTGCGTTCAAGTTCATATCGTGATGAAATGGCGGCAGGATCAGAATTGAGACGGGCGAGGAGAAATTCTACAGCCTCGTTAGGTAACTTCGCTGATTTTGATATGGACTCGACCGCGATGAGCGATCAGGAGTTTCAGGACTTCACCAGTAAATATGCCGACTTGAATCGTCAGTTACGTGAGAACTCAACCAAAGAGAAAGTATCAATACTTGATGACGTCGATTTTGAACTAGAGCTCATGCACCGTGATGAAGTCAATGTTGGCTACATTCTTCACTTACTGCGTGAACTTCATGAAGAAGAGAGCACTGACGAGAAAGAGCGTAAGCGTCAGGTAATCGCGAACCTTATTGGCTCTGACCCTACATTACTCAGTAAGAAGGCTCTAATCGAGAAGTTCATGAATGAGCACCTTGACGGCATACCAGCTCACGCTGATGTCGAGGAAGAGTTTGAGTACTTTTGGGAAAAAGAGAAACGCGAAGCTTTAGAAAGCATGGCAACTGAAGAAAATCTAGATACTGATAAGCTAGAAATCTTGGTTAACCGTTATGAGCTTAGCGAAGAAATGCCACTACGTGATGACTTCGCAGGAACACTGCAAACGAAGCCGACGATACTGCAACGTAAGAAGATTGTTGGACGGTTGACCGAGAAGTTCAAAGGGTTTGTTGATACGTTTATTGGTGGATGTTAG
- a CDS encoding 23S rRNA (adenine(2030)-N(6))-methyltransferase RlmJ, giving the protein MLSYRHSFHAGNHADVVKHIVQSLILDALAQKETPYVYHDTHSGVGRYDLTHEWSEKTGEYKQGISRVWQQTDIPADINSYLSAITELNQDDELRYYPGSPRVARAHLRPQDRMVLTELHPSDHPLLEQEFHRDRQVKIYKEDGFQRLKGSLPPKERRGLVLIDPPYELANEYRDVVKAIGQSHKRWATGIYAIWYPVVNRYDIDDMIKGLEKLGIRKILQIELGVSPDTNERGMTASGMIVINPPWKLESQMKEILPFLQQAIAPATGHHKVEWIVPE; this is encoded by the coding sequence TTGTTAAGTTATCGTCACAGTTTTCACGCAGGCAACCACGCCGATGTGGTTAAGCATATCGTTCAATCATTAATATTGGATGCTTTAGCCCAAAAAGAAACACCCTATGTTTACCACGATACGCACTCTGGTGTTGGTCGCTACGACCTGACTCATGAATGGTCAGAAAAAACCGGCGAATACAAGCAAGGTATCTCTCGCGTTTGGCAACAAACTGATATACCAGCAGACATTAACAGCTACCTAAGTGCCATCACTGAGCTCAATCAAGATGATGAGCTTCGTTACTACCCGGGTTCACCTCGTGTGGCTCGTGCGCACTTACGCCCACAAGATCGGATGGTATTAACCGAACTGCATCCAAGTGATCACCCGCTTTTGGAGCAAGAGTTCCACCGTGATCGCCAAGTGAAAATTTACAAAGAAGATGGTTTTCAACGCTTGAAGGGCAGTTTGCCGCCAAAAGAGCGCCGTGGTTTAGTGCTCATTGATCCGCCATATGAGCTAGCCAATGAATACCGTGATGTCGTAAAAGCAATCGGCCAAAGCCACAAGCGCTGGGCAACGGGTATCTATGCAATTTGGTACCCGGTTGTGAACCGTTACGACATCGATGACATGATCAAAGGGCTTGAAAAGCTCGGTATTAGAAAGATATTACAAATAGAACTCGGCGTTTCTCCAGACACCAATGAGCGTGGTATGACGGCATCAGGCATGATCGTGATAAACCCACCTTGGAAACTGGAAAGCCAAATGAAAGAAATTTTACCGTTCTTACAGCAAGCAATTGCCCCTGCGACCGGTCATCATAAAGTAGAATGGATTGTGCCAGAGTAA
- a CDS encoding transposase produces the protein MPNFKTDYSNQNMFVPIIIDEQLIPGTIEYAISHIVDNHLDLSPFDAHYHNDKNGAAAYPPSIMLKVIFYAYSLGMLTSRRIERACINNVTFMCLSGDERPHFTTIAAFIAQMKDTIEPLFTQVLMICDEQGLIGHNMFAIDGCKISSNASKEWSGTHEELLRKKEKLQRASQRIIERHQSQDSLPNEVIEQDLRQKQKLDSSADKIGAFLASTQDKLGSSKKPVKSNITDNDSAKMTTSKGTIQGYNGIAITDDKHQIILHSQVWGSVGEQQTLKPAVLALKEQLEKLPNSSERTTKFTADSGFHSKTNLKFLSETPYDCYIADTGFRSRNPLFQNSETYQTEQEKKRKKRSKTGKTCYSISMFEFNQDEMTCRCPAGNMMRLSSKNAVIRGERGAQFCGYLNDCRQCVHQPLCMRKPPGKQVGRQVFFIYKNTKDFDHMQAMKDKIDSPEGRRQYSKRLGCVEPVFGNITVNKQMNRFTLRGQEKVNAQWAMFSMLHNIEKLRNCII, from the coding sequence ATGCCCAACTTCAAAACCGATTACTCGAACCAAAACATGTTCGTCCCTATCATCATCGATGAACAACTCATCCCCGGAACTATTGAGTATGCGATTTCCCACATTGTCGATAACCACCTCGACCTCTCGCCCTTTGATGCGCACTACCACAACGACAAAAACGGGGCGGCGGCTTATCCACCCTCCATCATGCTTAAGGTTATTTTTTACGCCTATTCCCTCGGCATGTTAACTAGCCGACGCATAGAAAGAGCCTGCATCAACAATGTCACTTTCATGTGCTTATCGGGCGACGAGCGACCACACTTCACCACTATCGCGGCTTTCATCGCACAAATGAAAGACACCATCGAACCACTGTTCACTCAGGTTCTCATGATATGCGATGAACAAGGCCTAATTGGCCATAACATGTTTGCTATTGATGGCTGTAAAATTTCATCCAATGCTAGTAAAGAATGGAGTGGCACACACGAAGAGCTTCTCCGTAAAAAAGAAAAACTACAGCGGGCGAGCCAGCGAATTATCGAGCGTCATCAAAGCCAAGATTCGCTCCCAAATGAAGTTATCGAACAAGACCTAAGACAAAAACAAAAGCTTGATAGCAGCGCCGATAAAATAGGTGCATTTCTGGCGAGCACTCAAGACAAATTGGGCAGCAGTAAAAAACCCGTAAAAAGCAACATCACGGACAATGACAGCGCCAAAATGACCACCTCAAAAGGCACGATTCAAGGTTATAACGGTATCGCCATCACAGATGACAAGCACCAAATTATTTTACACAGCCAAGTGTGGGGAAGCGTTGGTGAGCAGCAAACATTAAAGCCTGCAGTGCTCGCTTTGAAAGAACAATTAGAGAAGCTACCCAACAGCTCAGAGCGCACCACCAAGTTCACCGCAGACAGTGGATTTCACAGTAAAACTAACCTCAAGTTCCTATCTGAGACCCCTTATGATTGTTACATAGCAGACACTGGATTTCGCAGTCGTAATCCACTATTTCAAAACAGTGAAACCTATCAGACCGAGCAAGAGAAAAAACGGAAGAAACGCTCGAAAACAGGTAAAACCTGTTACTCCATTTCTATGTTCGAGTTCAACCAAGACGAAATGACTTGCCGATGCCCTGCAGGAAATATGATGCGACTGAGCAGCAAAAACGCCGTCATCCGTGGGGAGCGTGGTGCTCAGTTTTGTGGATACCTAAACGACTGCAGACAATGCGTGCATCAACCGCTGTGCATGAGAAAACCGCCTGGCAAGCAAGTCGGTCGACAAGTCTTCTTCATCTACAAAAATACCAAAGACTTTGACCACATGCAGGCCATGAAAGACAAGATTGATAGCCCAGAAGGAAGGCGGCAATACAGTAAACGGCTTGGGTGTGTTGAACCTGTTTTTGGTAACATCACCGTCAACAAACAGATGAATCGATTTACGCTAAGAGGACAAGAGAAAGTGAACGCCCAATGGGCGATGTTCAGCATGCTTCACAACATAGAAAAGCTAAGAAATTGCATTATCTAG